One window of Mixophyes fleayi isolate aMixFle1 chromosome 3, aMixFle1.hap1, whole genome shotgun sequence genomic DNA carries:
- the EPHB3 gene encoding ephrin type-B receptor 3 isoform X1, translating to MLVLVMSVLLLAGVRGLEETLLDTRWTTSELAWVTHPESGWEEVSGYDDALNPIRTYQVCNVQMLNQNNWLRTQFIPRQNVQRVYVELKFTVRDCNSLPNIPGSCKETFNLFYYESDTDSASANSPFWMENPYIKVDTIAPDETFKSRDSARANTKVRSFGPLSRAGFYLAFQDLGACVSLISLRVFYKKCPRTLAGFASFPETLTGAEPTSLVIAPGVCVPNAVEVSVPLRLYCNGDGEWMVPVGSCTCKPGYEATAKETQCQACSSNTYKLEQGVEPCIPCPANSKANTSAATVCACYSGFYRADNESPDMPCTSVPSGPRHVISNVNETSVILEWGEPSVLGGRKDTSYNVICKKCSEQTCSRCDDNVQFWPRQLGVKLRRVSVSHLQAHTKYSFEIQAINGVSSKSLHPPNYYSVNITTNQAAPSSVPIVQAHGSSASSLTLSWGPPERPNGIILDYEIKYYAKGHSGAGNTVTSQRNGVRMEGLFPDTVYVVQVRARTVAGYGAYSEPREFPTIAEDGDRSSLQEQVPMVVGSVTAGLIFIIAVVVIVIVCFSRKQRNDPESEYTEKLQQYMVPGMKLYIDPFTYEDPNEAVRDFAKEIDISCVKIEEVIGAGEFGEVCRGRLKQAGRREQLVAIKTLKAGYTEQQRRDFLGEASIMGQFDHPNIIRLEGVVTRSRPVMILTEFMENGALDSFLRMNDGQFTVIQLVGILRGIASGMKYLAEMNYVHRDLAARNILVNSNLVCKVSDFGLSRFLENSRSDPTYTSSLGGKIPIRWTAPEAISYRKFTSASDVWSYGIVMWEVMSYGERPYWDMSNQDVINAVEQDYRLPPPMDCPSALHQLMLDCWLRDRNLRPKFSQIVSSLDKLIRNAASLKVTSPAQAGVSQQLLDRTVPDYTTFPTVGDWLEAIKMGQYQDKFLSAGFTSFHLVAQMTAEDLLRIGVTLAGHQKKLLHSVQDMRLQMSQTLPVQV from the exons AGACTCTCTTGGACACTCGATGGACAACATCAGAGCTGGCATGGGTTACACATCCTGAATCTGGA TGGGAAGAAGTGAGTGGATATGACGATGCATTAAACCCGATACGGACTTATCAGGTGTGTAATGTGCAGATGCTGAATCAGAATAACTGGCTACGAACACAGTTCATCCCTCGACAGAATGTACAACGTGTCTATGTCGAGTTGAAGTTCACTGTACGAGACTGTAATAGCCTTCCAAACATTCCAGGCTCCTGCAAAgagacatttaatttattttactatgAGTCTGATACAGACTCTGCATCTGCTAACAGTCCCTTTTGGATGGAGAACCCATACATTAAAGTGGACACTATTGCACCCGATGAGACTTTCAAAAGCCGTGACTCTGCACGTGCCAACACCAAAGTTCGGAGCTTTGGACCCCTGTCCCGTGCTGGCTTTTACTTGGCGTTTCAGGACCTGGGTGCCTGTGTTTCTTTAATTTCATTGCGTGTTTTCTATAAGAAATGCCCGCGCACTTTAGCAGGATTTGCAAGTTTCCCAGAGACTCTGACAGGTGCTGAACCCACTTCGTTGGTTATTGCACCCGGTGTCTGTGTGCCTAATGCCGTGGAAGTTTCTGTCCCGCTCAGGCTATACTGCAATGGAGATGGGGAATGGATGGTACCTGTGGGATCCTGCACCTGTAAGCCTGGTTATGAAGCAACTGCAAAGGAGACACAGTGCCAAG CCTGTAGCAGTAACACGTACAAGCTAGAGCAAGGGGTGGAACCATGCATTCCCTGTCCAGCAAACAGCAAAGCCAATACTTCTGCAGCGACTGTCTGTGCCTGCTACAGTGGCTTCTACAGAGCTGACAACGAGTCCCCTGATATGCCATGCACAT CTGTGCCTTCAGGACCACGACATGTGATTTCCAATGTGAATGAGACCTCCGTTATCCTAGAGTGGGGAGAACCTTCCGTTTTAGGTGGTCGAAAAGATACTTCATATAATGTGATCTGTAAAAAGTGCTCGGAACAAACATGCTCTCGCTGCGATGATAACGTTCAGTTTTGGCCACGTCAACTTGGGGTCAAGCTGCGACGTGTCTCTGTCAGTCATCTCCAAGCACATACGAAGTACAGCTTTGAAATTCAGGCTATTAATGGGGTTTCTAGCAAGAGCCTCCACCCTCCAAATTATTATTCTGTAAATATAACAACCAACCAAGCAG CTCCTTCATCGGTTCCTATTGTGCAAGCTCACGGCAGCTCAGCAAGTTCTCTGACGCTGTCTTGGGGTCCCCCTGAGAGGCCCAATGGCATCATTTTGGATTATGAGATAAAGTATTATGCAAAG GGTCACAGTGGTGCAGGAAACACAGTGACCAGTCAGCGCAACGGTGTGCGCATGGAGGGCTTGTTTCCAGACACTGTGTATGTGGTTCAAGTTCGTGCTCGTACAGTGGCTGGATATGGAGCATACAGTGAGCCACGAGAGTTCCCGACCATAGCTGAAGACG GGGATCGGAGCAGTCTTCAGGAGCAGGTCCCGATGGTTGTTGGCTCTGTGACCGCTGGGCTGATTTTTATAATTGCAGTAGTCGTTATTGTAATTGTTTGTTTCAG CAGAAAGCAGAGGAATGATCCGGAATCTGAATACACAGAGAAACTGCAGCAATACA TGGTTCCTGGCATGAAGCTTTACATTGATCCATTTACTTATGAGGATCCTAATGAAGCTGTGCGAGACTTTGCTAAAGAAATTGACATTTCGTGTGTGAAGATTGAAGAAGTGATTGGTGCAG gtgagtttggggaggttTGTCGTGGAAGACTGAAGCAGGCGGGACGTCGGGAGCAGCTGGTGGCAATCAAGACACTAAAAGCAGGCTATACAGAACAGCAAAGACGTGACTTTCTGGGGGAAGCGAGCATTATGGGACAGTTCGATCATCCAAACATCATACGACTAGAGGGAGTTGTGACCAGGAGTCGACCAGTGATGATCCTAACAGAGTTTATGGAGAACGGAGCACTTGATTCTTTCTTAAGG ATGAATGATGGACAGTTCACCGTTATCCAGCTAGTGGGAATACTACGTGGCATTGCGTCAGGAATGAAGTATTTGGCAGAGATGAACTATGTTCATCGTGATCTTGCTGCTCGTAACATCCTTGTGAACAGCAACCTTGTCTGTAAGGTGTCTGACTTTGGTCTGTCCAGATTCCTGGAAAACAGCCGATCTGACCCCACTTACACCAGCTCTTTG GGAGGGAAAATTCCAATTCGCTGGACTGCTCCAGAAGCAATCTCTTATCGAAAATTCACGTCTGCAAGTGATGTTTGGAGTTATGGCATTGTCATGTGGGAAGTGATGTCGTATGGTGAGCGACCATACTGGGACATGTCAAATCAAGAT GTAATTAATGCTGTAGAGCAGGACTATCGTCTGCCACCTCCAATGGATTGCCCATCTGCTCTGCACCAGCTCATGCTCGACTGCTGGCTCCGTGATCGCAACTTAAGGCCTAAATTTtcacagattgtcagctctttggACAAGTTGATACGCAATGCAGCAAGTCTGAAAGTGACCAGTCCAGCACAAGCAGG TGTTTCCCAGCAACTTCTAGACCGTACGGTACCAGATTACACAACTTTTCCCACTGTGGGTGACTGGTTGGAGGCCATCAAGATGGGCCAGTATCAAGATAAATTTCTGAGTGCTGGATTTACCTCTTTCCACTTGGTTGCTCAAATGACAGCTGA ggatttGCTCCGTATCGGGGTGACGCTAGCTGGTCATCAAAAGAAGCTTCTCCATAGTGTCCAAGACATGAGGCTGCAAATGAGCCAAACTCTTCCAGTTCAGGTGTGA
- the EPHB3 gene encoding ephrin type-B receptor 3 isoform X2 yields the protein MLVLVMSVLLLAGVRGLEETLLDTRWTTSELAWVTHPESGWEEVSGYDDALNPIRTYQVCNVQMLNQNNWLRTQFIPRQNVQRVYVELKFTVRDCNSLPNIPGSCKETFNLFYYESDTDSASANSPFWMENPYIKVDTIAPDETFKSRDSARANTKVRSFGPLSRAGFYLAFQDLGACVSLISLRVFYKKCPRTLAGFASFPETLTGAEPTSLVIAPGVCVPNAVEVSVPLRLYCNGDGEWMVPVGSCTCKPGYEATAKETQCQACSSNTYKLEQGVEPCIPCPANSKANTSAATVCACYSGFYRADNESPDMPCTSVPSGPRHVISNVNETSVILEWGEPSVLGGRKDTSYNVICKKCSEQTCSRCDDNVQFWPRQLGVKLRRVSVSHLQAHTKYSFEIQAINGVSSKSLHPPNYYSVNITTNQAAPSSVPIVQAHGSSASSLTLSWGPPERPNGIILDYEIKYYAKGHSGAGNTVTSQRNGVRMEGLFPDTVYVVQVRARTVAGYGAYSEPREFPTIAEDGDRSSLQEQVPMVVGSVTAGLIFIIAVVVIVIVCFRKQRNDPESEYTEKLQQYMVPGMKLYIDPFTYEDPNEAVRDFAKEIDISCVKIEEVIGAGEFGEVCRGRLKQAGRREQLVAIKTLKAGYTEQQRRDFLGEASIMGQFDHPNIIRLEGVVTRSRPVMILTEFMENGALDSFLRMNDGQFTVIQLVGILRGIASGMKYLAEMNYVHRDLAARNILVNSNLVCKVSDFGLSRFLENSRSDPTYTSSLGGKIPIRWTAPEAISYRKFTSASDVWSYGIVMWEVMSYGERPYWDMSNQDVINAVEQDYRLPPPMDCPSALHQLMLDCWLRDRNLRPKFSQIVSSLDKLIRNAASLKVTSPAQAGVSQQLLDRTVPDYTTFPTVGDWLEAIKMGQYQDKFLSAGFTSFHLVAQMTAEDLLRIGVTLAGHQKKLLHSVQDMRLQMSQTLPVQV from the exons AGACTCTCTTGGACACTCGATGGACAACATCAGAGCTGGCATGGGTTACACATCCTGAATCTGGA TGGGAAGAAGTGAGTGGATATGACGATGCATTAAACCCGATACGGACTTATCAGGTGTGTAATGTGCAGATGCTGAATCAGAATAACTGGCTACGAACACAGTTCATCCCTCGACAGAATGTACAACGTGTCTATGTCGAGTTGAAGTTCACTGTACGAGACTGTAATAGCCTTCCAAACATTCCAGGCTCCTGCAAAgagacatttaatttattttactatgAGTCTGATACAGACTCTGCATCTGCTAACAGTCCCTTTTGGATGGAGAACCCATACATTAAAGTGGACACTATTGCACCCGATGAGACTTTCAAAAGCCGTGACTCTGCACGTGCCAACACCAAAGTTCGGAGCTTTGGACCCCTGTCCCGTGCTGGCTTTTACTTGGCGTTTCAGGACCTGGGTGCCTGTGTTTCTTTAATTTCATTGCGTGTTTTCTATAAGAAATGCCCGCGCACTTTAGCAGGATTTGCAAGTTTCCCAGAGACTCTGACAGGTGCTGAACCCACTTCGTTGGTTATTGCACCCGGTGTCTGTGTGCCTAATGCCGTGGAAGTTTCTGTCCCGCTCAGGCTATACTGCAATGGAGATGGGGAATGGATGGTACCTGTGGGATCCTGCACCTGTAAGCCTGGTTATGAAGCAACTGCAAAGGAGACACAGTGCCAAG CCTGTAGCAGTAACACGTACAAGCTAGAGCAAGGGGTGGAACCATGCATTCCCTGTCCAGCAAACAGCAAAGCCAATACTTCTGCAGCGACTGTCTGTGCCTGCTACAGTGGCTTCTACAGAGCTGACAACGAGTCCCCTGATATGCCATGCACAT CTGTGCCTTCAGGACCACGACATGTGATTTCCAATGTGAATGAGACCTCCGTTATCCTAGAGTGGGGAGAACCTTCCGTTTTAGGTGGTCGAAAAGATACTTCATATAATGTGATCTGTAAAAAGTGCTCGGAACAAACATGCTCTCGCTGCGATGATAACGTTCAGTTTTGGCCACGTCAACTTGGGGTCAAGCTGCGACGTGTCTCTGTCAGTCATCTCCAAGCACATACGAAGTACAGCTTTGAAATTCAGGCTATTAATGGGGTTTCTAGCAAGAGCCTCCACCCTCCAAATTATTATTCTGTAAATATAACAACCAACCAAGCAG CTCCTTCATCGGTTCCTATTGTGCAAGCTCACGGCAGCTCAGCAAGTTCTCTGACGCTGTCTTGGGGTCCCCCTGAGAGGCCCAATGGCATCATTTTGGATTATGAGATAAAGTATTATGCAAAG GGTCACAGTGGTGCAGGAAACACAGTGACCAGTCAGCGCAACGGTGTGCGCATGGAGGGCTTGTTTCCAGACACTGTGTATGTGGTTCAAGTTCGTGCTCGTACAGTGGCTGGATATGGAGCATACAGTGAGCCACGAGAGTTCCCGACCATAGCTGAAGACG GGGATCGGAGCAGTCTTCAGGAGCAGGTCCCGATGGTTGTTGGCTCTGTGACCGCTGGGCTGATTTTTATAATTGCAGTAGTCGTTATTGTAATTGTTTGTTTCAG AAAGCAGAGGAATGATCCGGAATCTGAATACACAGAGAAACTGCAGCAATACA TGGTTCCTGGCATGAAGCTTTACATTGATCCATTTACTTATGAGGATCCTAATGAAGCTGTGCGAGACTTTGCTAAAGAAATTGACATTTCGTGTGTGAAGATTGAAGAAGTGATTGGTGCAG gtgagtttggggaggttTGTCGTGGAAGACTGAAGCAGGCGGGACGTCGGGAGCAGCTGGTGGCAATCAAGACACTAAAAGCAGGCTATACAGAACAGCAAAGACGTGACTTTCTGGGGGAAGCGAGCATTATGGGACAGTTCGATCATCCAAACATCATACGACTAGAGGGAGTTGTGACCAGGAGTCGACCAGTGATGATCCTAACAGAGTTTATGGAGAACGGAGCACTTGATTCTTTCTTAAGG ATGAATGATGGACAGTTCACCGTTATCCAGCTAGTGGGAATACTACGTGGCATTGCGTCAGGAATGAAGTATTTGGCAGAGATGAACTATGTTCATCGTGATCTTGCTGCTCGTAACATCCTTGTGAACAGCAACCTTGTCTGTAAGGTGTCTGACTTTGGTCTGTCCAGATTCCTGGAAAACAGCCGATCTGACCCCACTTACACCAGCTCTTTG GGAGGGAAAATTCCAATTCGCTGGACTGCTCCAGAAGCAATCTCTTATCGAAAATTCACGTCTGCAAGTGATGTTTGGAGTTATGGCATTGTCATGTGGGAAGTGATGTCGTATGGTGAGCGACCATACTGGGACATGTCAAATCAAGAT GTAATTAATGCTGTAGAGCAGGACTATCGTCTGCCACCTCCAATGGATTGCCCATCTGCTCTGCACCAGCTCATGCTCGACTGCTGGCTCCGTGATCGCAACTTAAGGCCTAAATTTtcacagattgtcagctctttggACAAGTTGATACGCAATGCAGCAAGTCTGAAAGTGACCAGTCCAGCACAAGCAGG TGTTTCCCAGCAACTTCTAGACCGTACGGTACCAGATTACACAACTTTTCCCACTGTGGGTGACTGGTTGGAGGCCATCAAGATGGGCCAGTATCAAGATAAATTTCTGAGTGCTGGATTTACCTCTTTCCACTTGGTTGCTCAAATGACAGCTGA ggatttGCTCCGTATCGGGGTGACGCTAGCTGGTCATCAAAAGAAGCTTCTCCATAGTGTCCAAGACATGAGGCTGCAAATGAGCCAAACTCTTCCAGTTCAGGTGTGA